The window TGGCCTCGACGTCCTGCGGGTAGTGGTTGCGGCCGTCGACGATGACGAGGTCCTTGATCCGGCCCGCGATGTACAGTTCGCCGCCGTGCCGGACGCCGAGGTCGCCGGTGCGCAGCCACGGGCCGTCGGGCAGCCCGGCGTGGTCGCCGGCCAGGCGGGCGCCGAAGGTTTCCGTGCTCTCCAGGGGTTTCTCCCAGTACCCGGCGCCGACGTTCGGCCCGTGCACCCAGATCTCGCCGACCTCGCCGTCCGCGAGCACGACGGCGGTGTGCGGGTCGACGAGCGCGACCCGCTGGCCGGCCGGGACCCCGCAGGCGACGAGCCGGACGCCGGTGCCGGCCGGGCGCCCGGTGCCGGTGGCGAGGGCGTCCCGGTCGAACGTCGTGACGCTGGGGGCCGCGGCCGGGCCGGTGGTCACGAAGACGGTCGCTTCCGCCAGGCCGTAGGCGGGGCGCGTCTTCTCGGGCCGGTACCCGGCGGCGGCGAACGCGGTGTGGAAGCGGTCGAGGACGTCCGGGTTGATCGGCTCGGCGCCGTTGATGATCCCCGCGACGCGGTCCAGGCGCAGGCGATCGGGCTCGCGCACCCGGCTCGCGCAGTAGTGGAACGCGAAGTTCGGCGCGGCGCTCCACGCGCCCGCGTGGTCGCCGAGCAGTTCGAGCCAGCGGACCGGGCGCTCGATGAACGCGAGCGGGTCCATCAGCACCGACCGCAGGCCGAGCGCGAGGGGTGTGATCAGGCCGAGGACGAGCCCCATGTCGTGGAACAGCGGCAGCCAGGAGACCGTCGTGGCCGTCGCCGGGTCGAGGCCGAGGCCGTGCACCGCCTGCGTCACGTTGGCGAGCACGTTCGCGTGCGTGAGCACCACCCCGGCCGGGCTGCGAGTCGAGCCGGACGTGTACTGCAGGTAGGCGATGTCGTCCGGGGACGCTTCGGGCGCCGGCCACGAGCGGACCGGGCCCGGGCGGTCGGCCGCGACGACCGGGACACCGCTGTCGAGGAAGTCCTCGACCGCGGCCTGGGCGGCGGTGGTCGTCACGACGGCCGTGGGCGCGCAGTCGTCGAGCACCGCGGTCAGCCGGCCCGCGTGACCGGGCAGGCCCGGGTCGAACAGCGGCACCGCGATCGCGCCCGCGGCGATCGCGCCGAGGAACCCGGCGACGTAGTCCGCGCCCTGCGGGCAGAGCACGGCCACGCGGTCGCCCGGGCGGACCGGGA of the Amycolatopsis sp. NBC_01488 genome contains:
- a CDS encoding fatty acyl-AMP ligase, with translation MSLQHLGGATLTACLRHWAATTPDEPAVTFADFSVDRDGRRRGLTWRRLAERADAVAAALPVRPGDRVAVLCPQGADYVAGFLGAIAAGAIAVPLFDPGLPGHAGRLTAVLDDCAPTAVVTTTAAQAAVEDFLDSGVPVVAADRPGPVRSWPAPEASPDDIAYLQYTSGSTRSPAGVVLTHANVLANVTQAVHGLGLDPATATTVSWLPLFHDMGLVLGLITPLALGLRSVLMDPLAFIERPVRWLELLGDHAGAWSAAPNFAFHYCASRVREPDRLRLDRVAGIINGAEPINPDVLDRFHTAFAAAGYRPEKTRPAYGLAEATVFVTTGPAAAPSVTTFDRDALATGTGRPAGTGVRLVACGVPAGQRVALVDPHTAVVLADGEVGEIWVHGPNVGAGYWEKPLESTETFGARLAGDHAGLPDGPWLRTGDLGVRHGGELYIAGRIKDLVIVDGRNHYPQDVEATAASADPEIRPGSVAAFAVEGTETESVVVVAEHRAHDTLTEEAERALVSAVRRLVSDAHGLSLRDVLLVPAGRVPRTSSGKIARGACRDRYLAGDYGKALAR